A section of the Kribbella sp. HUAS MG21 genome encodes:
- a CDS encoding class I SAM-dependent methyltransferase, producing the protein MRELTGSVVAGLRAAFGAAGYTVEGVARRLGERANSALGRNETAPAVRRTSSGDALDTMIRLFLLQRAVPENVVCKAFPGVDLVALGIVTASADDVRAVVDIRPYAEDEREWWVVADLTPGLDGRREVMRADYVLGIAPASLSLVQLTVPVKVERALDIGTGCGIQSLHLAGRANQVTATDVNPRALQLARWTAALNGVELDFRDGSLYEPVRGERFDLIVSNPPYVISPPGGDLTYRETEFTGDGVVEQLVRQAPAHLTDGGWCQLLANWTCVRGQDWQERIAGWTADRSAWAVQREQLDTTEYVELWLRDAGLHGTSQYTSRYDKWMRYLDDHDVEAIGMGWITLHNVEGTLDAEAWPYEIERPIGPHVLHRFERKEGLPTDLTALHLRVAEDVIQETTGQPGAEDPATIVLRRQRGMRRAEQVDTVLAGFVGACDDDLSTGRILAALADLMDRPVVDVLSEYLPQIRNLVVEGFLDY; encoded by the coding sequence ATGCGGGAGTTGACGGGGAGTGTGGTGGCGGGGTTGCGGGCCGCGTTCGGTGCGGCCGGGTACACCGTGGAAGGGGTTGCGCGGCGGCTTGGGGAGCGGGCTAATTCGGCGTTGGGGCGGAACGAGACTGCTCCGGCGGTACGGCGTACTTCGTCGGGGGACGCGCTCGACACGATGATCCGGTTGTTCCTGTTGCAGCGGGCGGTGCCGGAAAACGTGGTATGTAAGGCGTTTCCGGGGGTGGATCTTGTTGCTCTGGGCATCGTCACGGCCAGCGCGGACGACGTACGCGCGGTGGTTGACATCCGGCCGTACGCGGAGGATGAGCGGGAGTGGTGGGTTGTTGCGGATCTGACGCCGGGGCTCGACGGGCGGCGGGAGGTGATGCGGGCGGATTATGTGTTGGGGATCGCGCCGGCGAGCTTGAGCCTCGTGCAGCTGACCGTGCCGGTCAAGGTTGAGCGGGCGCTCGACATCGGTACCGGGTGCGGCATTCAGTCGCTGCATCTCGCGGGGCGCGCCAACCAGGTGACGGCCACCGACGTCAACCCGCGCGCCCTGCAGCTCGCCCGGTGGACGGCCGCGCTCAACGGCGTCGAGCTCGACTTCCGCGACGGCAGCTTGTACGAGCCCGTCCGCGGCGAACGTTTCGACCTGATCGTCAGCAATCCGCCGTACGTGATCTCCCCGCCGGGCGGCGACCTCACCTACCGCGAGACCGAGTTCACCGGCGACGGCGTCGTCGAGCAGCTCGTCCGGCAGGCACCCGCGCACCTCACCGACGGCGGCTGGTGCCAGCTGCTCGCCAACTGGACCTGCGTACGCGGCCAGGACTGGCAGGAGCGCATCGCCGGCTGGACCGCGGACCGGTCCGCGTGGGCCGTCCAGCGCGAGCAGCTCGACACCACGGAGTACGTCGAACTCTGGCTCCGCGACGCCGGCCTCCACGGCACGTCGCAGTACACCAGCCGGTACGACAAGTGGATGCGGTACCTCGACGACCACGACGTCGAGGCGATCGGCATGGGCTGGATCACGCTGCACAACGTCGAGGGGACGCTCGACGCCGAGGCCTGGCCGTACGAGATCGAGCGCCCGATCGGACCGCACGTCCTGCACCGGTTCGAGCGCAAGGAAGGGCTCCCGACCGACCTGACCGCGCTGCACCTGCGCGTCGCCGAGGACGTCATCCAGGAGACCACTGGTCAGCCAGGCGCGGAGGACCCGGCCACCATCGTGCTCCGCCGCCAGCGCGGCATGCGGCGCGCCGAGCAGGTCGACACCGTCCTCGCCGGTTTCGTCGGCGCCTGCGACGACGACCTGAGCACCGGACGGATCCTCGCCGCCCTCGCCGACCTGATGGACCGCCCGGTCGTCGACGTCCTCTCGGAGTACCTGCCGCAGATCAGAAACCTCGTCGTAGAAGGCTTCCTGGACTACTGA